A genomic stretch from Candidatus Chromulinivoraceae bacterium includes:
- a CDS encoding type B 50S ribosomal protein L31, whose product MKSSIHPTNYRPVVFSDDVAGFAFLTQSTAQTNETIKWEDGNEYPLVKVHISSASHPFFTGEEKIIDTEGRVDRFKARFAAAEARKEQLASKAKKLNALKSKKTEN is encoded by the coding sequence AAAGCAGTATACACCCAACTAACTACCGCCCGGTCGTATTTAGCGACGACGTGGCTGGGTTTGCCTTCCTTACACAAAGTACAGCGCAAACCAACGAAACTATTAAATGGGAAGATGGCAACGAATACCCACTCGTTAAAGTCCACATCTCATCAGCTTCTCACCCATTCTTTACGGGCGAAGAAAAGATCATCGACACCGAAGGTCGTGTCGACCGCTTTAAGGCTCGTTTTGCTGCCGCTGAAGCTCGCAAGGAACAACTTGCGTCTAAGGCTAAAAAGCTTAACGCCCTCAAAAGTAAAAAAACCGAAAACTAG